In Nevskia ramosa DSM 11499, the DNA window CTTGTAGGCCTTGTTCAGCCAGATCTTGACCCGCTGGCGTTCGAGCATGCCGAGGCCGGTCAGTTCCTTGTCGGCATTGTTTGTAGCGGCCCAGAAGCTGGTGCTGCGGGCGTCGATGCGCGTCATCGCCGTTTCGTGCAGACGCGGCATGGTGATGATGTCGGCCGCCAGGCCGTGTGCGCGCTCGCGTTCGCCGGATTGATCGAAGATGCCGAAGTCATCGCCGCGCAGCTGGTTCAACACCAGCACGTAATCGAGATGATCATCGAAACGGTCGATCAGCTTGCGCAGCAGATCGACCGAGTCCTTGCCCGAGTCCATCACATGCCAGTAGCGGACACGGATACCCATTTCGGTGGCCAGTTCGAGCGCGCCGGAGTCATCCATCCAGGTCACCAGCGGCAGATGAGTCTGTGCTGCGAGATCGACGACGATCTGGCTGTCCGGATGATCGGCGGCCGCTTCCATCACCTTGTCCAGGCTTTCGAAATCGTCGACGACGATCGGTGATGCGAAGCCGGCGTAAAAGCGCAGCAAGGCGCCATGCGAACGGTCGGAGTCGAAGCCGATGAAGGGTTTGCCGTTGTCGATCAGATACTGCGCCAGCACACGCGCAACCAGCGATTTGCCGACCCCGCCTTTCTCGCCGCCGATGAAATGAATGGTTGCCATGCCTGTAACTCCGTAGGGGGACGCCGTGTTCGGCTGTCGGTCGTAAAAGGTGCAGCGGCTGCAAGCACGGCCTATGCCGTCTGCCGCGAGCGGCCGCTATTGTCGCTCGCTGCGAGAGTCGGCAGCAGGCGGCCGACGGTGCTCAATCGAAATGGAAGCGCGCGAACTCGTCGACGCTTGCCCGATCGGAGCGAAGCTTGTTGACCGGGGCTTCCGGGTCGGCATAGCCGAGCGCCATGCCGCAATAGACCATGTCCTGATCGGCGATTCGGAAATGCTGCTTCAAGGTCATCCGCATCGTGCCCCAGATTTCCTGGAAGCAGGACGCCACGCCGCGCTCGGTTGCCGCCAGTGCCACCGACTGCATGAACATGCCGAGGTGCGCCCACTGACCATGGCCCATGCGTTCGTCAATAACGAAGAACAACGCGGCTGGCGCGTCGAAGAACTCGAAGTTGCGCGCGAGCTGACGCAGTCGAGCCGGCTTGTTGTCCCGGCCGATGCCGAGCAAGGCGTACATGTCTTCGCCGATCTTGTAGCGGCGGCTGCGATACGGATCCCAAAGATTGGCCGGGTACATCGGCCGGTCGCCATCTTCAGCCGGCAACATGCCGGGATAGTTCATCGCCAATCCTTTGACCGCCTGCTGGGCCGCACCGGCAACCGCGATCACTTTCCAGGGCTGCATGTTGCCGCCCGAGGGCGACCAGCGGGCAACGTCGAGAATGTCTCGGATAGTGGCTTCGGACACGGGCCGGGGAAGGAAGGCGCGTGTCGAGATTCTGGTTTGCAGCGCTTCGGTGACAGTCATGGAAGGGTGTTCTTCAATCTGGCGGAATGCTCGTCGTGAAGTATCGGCATCCATATGGAAGTTGTCTTGTTGATGATCAATTTCGGTGATCGGCGGATATTTTCAGGAAAAGTTCGATTTCTTCGTTGACACAACTCCGAACGGCCCTATAATTCGCCCCCTCGCAGCGGCTACCGCTGAGGGGGTTTGGGAAGGGGGAGTTAGCTTCACGGGCTGGGTGAGACGGGGAGTTGACAGGGGATGAAAGTCCTCTATAATTCGCCTCCCTGCTGACGGGCCTGACGCTAAGAGCGGAAGCCTAGAAGCCTGATCTTTAACAGAATAACAAGTGATTTTTGTGGGTGCTTCCGGGCGCTTGGCATGAAGCCAATGCATTACGGAGCATCGATGAAAGCAGTAAAGAGCCCATCGATCGCTCTATGACCTTGAAGTTGCTTCGGCACTTTGGGGCAGTCCAGTTAGCTTTAAATTAATTGGAGAGTTTGATCCTGGCTCAGATTGAACGCTGGCGGTATGCCTAACACATGCAAGTCGAACGAGGTAGCAATACCTAGTGGCGGACGGGGGAGGAATACGTAGGGATCTGCCTTTAAGTGGGGGATAACCCGGGGAAACCCGGATTAATACCGCATGATCTCGCAAGAGCAAAGTGGGGGATCGCAAGACCTCACGCTTTTAGAGGAACCTACGTCGGATTAGCTTGTTGGTGAGGTA includes these proteins:
- a CDS encoding nitroreductase — encoded protein: MDADTSRRAFRQIEEHPSMTVTEALQTRISTRAFLPRPVSEATIRDILDVARWSPSGGNMQPWKVIAVAGAAQQAVKGLAMNYPGMLPAEDGDRPMYPANLWDPYRSRRYKIGEDMYALLGIGRDNKPARLRQLARNFEFFDAPAALFFVIDERMGHGQWAHLGMFMQSVALAATERGVASCFQEIWGTMRMTLKQHFRIADQDMVYCGMALGYADPEAPVNKLRSDRASVDEFARFHFD
- a CDS encoding mobilization protein — its product is MATIHFIGGEKGGVGKSLVARVLAQYLIDNGKPFIGFDSDRSHGALLRFYAGFASPIVVDDFESLDKVMEAAADHPDSQIVVDLAAQTHLPLVTWMDDSGALELATEMGIRVRYWHVMDSGKDSVDLLRKLIDRFDDHLDYVLVLNQLRGDDFGIFDQSGERERAHGLAADIITMPRLHETAMTRIDARSTSFWAATNNADKELTGLGMLERQRVKIWLNKAYKQLEKLDL